The DNA window ttgACTCAGCTACGAAGAGAACGGCTCTGAGAAAATCACCAGGACAAGAAGGCTTCAGCATTTTGCGCAGATATCAGAGGTTTGCTTCGTAAAGCAATAAAACAATGTATACAGTGAAGCGAGAGATAATTAGTTTAATACCAAAACGAAATATTCTGAATAATTTAAGGCCAATTACATTAATATTTACACAGATGGTTTGCTCCAAACACATAATAACAACAGTGTGGCAGCAGATTATGCAGAACGGCTGGAACAGAATGAAAGAAAGTGAAATAACGTTTGTCAGGTTTCAGTTTTTGGATTTAACAAACAACAACGACGGAACAGATTTCAGTATttattgatccaacacatgCTTTCAAAGTATCCAACGGAACTAGCAGGAGGTTAGACTGTAATAAATGCTGTGAGTGCGGTACAGACGTTCATCAGTTCTGGTTTAGTGTCCCAGTATCTTGTCCAGTAAACACTGGGTGGGGTCCAGTTTGACTCCTTAAACGTGCGGGTATTACTGCGTTGAAAAAAAAGGCTCTACAAGAGATTTTCTTCTCAAACTGAGCTATAATTATTTTTTCCTAATGTGGCTTTAACACTCCGTCGTGGGTTTTTACGTACACAGGTACACGTGTAAATAAAAAGTCGACGAGTATTTTAGTTTTATAAGCGCTGCCCTATTTCACAGAAAAATGGTGCTTTGGCGCAATCGGTACTTAAAAAGTAGAAGTCCAGTAAATCACAGCTGTTAGTAGTTTTGGTGGATGCGTTACAGCCCGCGGAACAAGAAGTGAGGAGAAACACCTGGCTCAGGTTACGGAAATAACAGCCAAGTCAGAGTTCCGCATAATTTCAACACTGAAAGAATTTGACGGGACAAAGTGTCCTCGGTGTGTTTGTACAGTGGAGGACTGGACCGCAGCTGGAAGGCGATGGGAAACTGGGAAAGCTTCAGACGAGACAACAGGGAGTCCAGAAAGGAGCCGGTTGGAAAAGAGCCCAACGTACCAGAAATTACAGTGACTGAAGCGTCGCCGCTCTCTCCAGAGAGATCTTTCTTTAGCGTACCCGGGCCTGCACACACTGGTACGACGGGACAGGTACTTACTGCTGCTGAGCAGCAGGCTGAGTCTGAGTCACAGGAAAGCCTGAGCGCAGCAGAGGGGCTTAGTGTGACCATGTGCAGAAAGTCTGCAGAGTCCCAGCACAGGTCTCCCTTTGGCCCGCCGGAGTCACAGGAGGAGGAGCGCGTAGATACGCACAGTTTGTCTGGAAGTGACGATAACAGCACCCCAAGAGGGAGTCGCAAGCATTTCATAGAGGTCATGATGAACAGCTCCCCAGCGATTCGGCGCTCTTTTTACCTGTCCCCCAGGGCTGAAGCTGACTCCACCTCTATGGTTTCCTCCACCCTGGACGAAGACAGGACAGCTGTAGCCTTGGAGCCTATGGAGCATGAGTGGATGATGTGTGCTTCAGACGGGCAGTGGAGCAGCTTGCATCGCCTCCTCACCGCAGAACCCAGCCTCATCCTGAAGAAGGATTTTGTGACTGGCTTCACCTGCCTGCACTGGGCCGCCAAGCACGGCAAGCCTGAGCTCATAGCCATGATTATTAATTTTGCCAAGCTGCACAACATTTCTATTAGTATTGATATTCGATCCAGCACTGGCTACACACCTCTGCACATCGCCGCCATGCACGGTCGTGTGGAGGTGGTCAAGCTTCTGGTTAGAACCTACAATGCAGATGTGGAGATCAGAGACTATAGTGGGAGGAAGGCCTGCCAGTACCTCACTGACAACTTGAGCGTGGACATACGGAGCATCGCTGGAGGCTGTGAGTGCTCTGCAGGTGAGAACTCTCATCCCAGGGACGGAAGACGCTGGAGGATCTCTAACATAAAGCCCCTCAGCCAGCTTAACTCCAACGATTGTGCTTCTGGGGACAGTGAGGGCCAACCCAGGGAAATGCCCCTCAGGAGGAAGTCCTCACTGAGCAGGATGAAGCCCAAACTGCAGAAGCTTCGTGACAGGACATCCCAGATCGTCCACAGCACTTCATTCAAAGATAAAGAGCAACTAGGAGGGTCAAAGAGAGCCTCTAGATCCAGAGCCAAGAGCCACTTCTTTGGGTCAGATCAGTACTGACACAGGATGTGGTGGAGCACTACGTATATCTCCCagcttattttcatttatcgTTATTGCAAACAGCCTTTCAGTGCAGTGTCTGCTTGACTTGACTGAACATCATGTTGATTCAATGGGAACATGAAAAACATGCTTTACTAGCTTTGGATTATCaaacaggaacttttctgtGTGGTGAATATATGAAGCAGCTTTCATGGTTACTGTGGCCCACTGAAGGCTGTGGGGTCAGTGGAGGAGGACATGAGCGACTGTACTTTTAACAGCTTTTCTCTccttttagttttctttatgAAATAAACTAAGGGAACAGTAATGATCAGCTCCATGATGTACAACAAACGCACACTGTGTGTTCACAGCAGTAACTCCTACTAGCCTTTAAATCAGATCACAGATGGTGAGACTCCCTCTGCAGGCCAAGCTGGGTATTTTTATCCATCCACAGCTGACAGTAAAGCCCGTCGACCTTAAGTCAGTAATCCGCCTGCAGTCATCCAGATTACTGTGTCACGAGGCTGTGAGGGAGTGTAAGGTGACAGAGAAGCTCTAGCAAAGTGTGACCACTTTGTGTGACCGCTGAGCACTGAGTGCACTGACACATGTCACATGATCCATTGAGTTTATGGTTTACTGTATGTGAGGACAGCAGTGGAGCAGAGGCTTATGAGCCACGCATGTACTAAACGTCCTGCTTCACCTCCTTCTCACACCCGGCATCTCATTTCTGGGAAAACCCTTCTCCCTGATGTTGTGTGGATGTGTGGAAGTTTCGTCACCCTGTTTTCATCAGTGTGTAAAGAAGCACTTCTTCTCTTAGCTGCACGTTTAATCTTTAACAGCTTGCACTTCAGCATTTATTTTTGCACGTTTACCTGGTTTAATGACACCATTTGAATGTTTGTTTTActtattaaataaaacactcCATCTCCATCTGATTTAACTCTTGTTGTTTCAGCTCAGCTTGGGTTTCCTGGTCTGAGGAAATATTCGGGCTGTCCATCTTTgtaatttgaaaatgtttcGTTTCCAAATCCGTTAAAGCAAACTGCTGCTTCAGTAGAGATGCAGATTTTTACAAAAGCCCAGTGAGTGACTTTGATTTAGACCTTTCTAAAAACTCTTCTCTAAAAGAGTACATGCAAGAAAAAGTACTTACAACAGTACTAAACTACAGAGTAACAACACCAATCCTTAATAGACCGAGACGTGACTTTTATTTACCATTGCAAAGAGATCAAATAACAGCACAGGCAGCAGAAACATGGCTACATTGGTCCAAAGTGCTGAAACAGAGCAGAATGTACATGGAACAACATAAATGAAGTCATGCATACAGTGTCCACACGGTGGCGCTGTGGGCCTGTGACAGCGTCTGAGAGGCGT is part of the Pelmatolapia mariae isolate MD_Pm_ZW linkage group LG23, Pm_UMD_F_2, whole genome shotgun sequence genome and encodes:
- the LOC134620334 gene encoding ankyrin repeat domain-containing protein SOWAHC-like; its protein translation is MGNWESFRRDNRESRKEPVGKEPNVPEITVTEASPLSPERSFFSVPGPAHTGTTGQVLTAAEQQAESESQESLSAAEGLSVTMCRKSAESQHRSPFGPPESQEEERVDTHSLSGSDDNSTPRGSRKHFIEVMMNSSPAIRRSFYLSPRAEADSTSMVSSTLDEDRTAVALEPMEHEWMMCASDGQWSSLHRLLTAEPSLILKKDFVTGFTCLHWAAKHGKPELIAMIINFAKLHNISISIDIRSSTGYTPLHIAAMHGRVEVVKLLVRTYNADVEIRDYSGRKACQYLTDNLSVDIRSIAGGCECSAGENSHPRDGRRWRISNIKPLSQLNSNDCASGDSEGQPREMPLRRKSSLSRMKPKLQKLRDRTSQIVHSTSFKDKEQLGGSKRASRSRAKSHFFGSDQY